Proteins from a genomic interval of Phenylobacterium sp. LH3H17:
- a CDS encoding DUF2214 family protein: protein MTDLVLAIAHHLLVFALAAILAFELALVRPGLAGADLKRLGMIDLHYGLVAGLILAVGFARVFLGVKGPDAYLGNWVFWAKIAAFLVVGVLSVQPTIRIAGWRRAAKAEPGFALSTEQAASVRGFIVAELAIFALIPALAAAMARGYGL from the coding sequence GTGACCGACCTCGTCCTCGCCATCGCCCACCACCTGCTGGTCTTCGCCCTGGCCGCCATCCTGGCCTTCGAGCTGGCCCTGGTTCGCCCTGGCCTGGCGGGCGCGGATCTCAAGCGCCTGGGGATGATCGACCTGCATTACGGCCTGGTCGCGGGCCTGATCCTGGCGGTCGGGTTCGCCCGCGTCTTCCTGGGCGTGAAAGGCCCCGACGCCTATCTCGGCAACTGGGTGTTCTGGGCCAAGATCGCCGCCTTCCTCGTGGTCGGGGTGCTGTCGGTCCAGCCGACGATCCGCATCGCCGGATGGCGGCGCGCGGCGAAGGCCGAACCCGGCTTCGCCTTGTCCACCGAGCAAGCGGCTTCAGTGCGCGGCTTCATCGTGGCCGAACTCGCCATCTTCGCCCTGATCCCCGCCCTCGCCGCCGCCATGGCCCGGGGCTACGGGCTGTAG
- a CDS encoding carboxymuconolactone decarboxylase family protein produces the protein MRLTKPRIAPVQDADLTPDQKEILAPMGDRVLNIFRTMVQAPKAAKGFLAWGNYVLSRRNDLPAREREIVILRIGYLCKSGYEWTQHHAIGLREGLTAAEIEAIKQGGDAPNWSPADRALLNAADELHKDQFITDGTWAALTRHFSDKQCMDVVFTAGQYTQVSMILNSFGVQLDAGQVLDPDLKGF, from the coding sequence ATGAGACTGACCAAGCCCAGGATCGCGCCGGTCCAGGACGCCGACCTGACCCCCGACCAAAAGGAAATCCTCGCGCCCATGGGCGATCGGGTGCTGAACATCTTCCGCACCATGGTCCAGGCCCCAAAGGCGGCGAAGGGTTTCCTGGCCTGGGGCAATTACGTGCTCTCGCGCCGCAACGACCTGCCGGCCCGGGAGCGCGAGATCGTCATCCTGCGCATCGGCTATCTCTGCAAGTCCGGCTACGAGTGGACCCAGCACCACGCCATCGGCCTGCGCGAGGGCCTGACCGCCGCCGAGATCGAGGCGATCAAGCAGGGCGGCGACGCGCCCAACTGGAGCCCCGCCGACCGGGCCCTGTTGAACGCCGCCGACGAGCTGCACAAGGACCAGTTCATCACCGACGGGACCTGGGCGGCGCTCACCCGCCACTTCTCCGACAAGCAGTGCATGGACGTGGTGTTCACGGCCGGCCAGTACACCCAGGTCTCGATGATCCTGAACTCGTTCGGCGTGCAGCTGGACGCCGGCCAGGTGCTCGATCCCGACCTGAAGGGCTTCTGA
- a CDS encoding FKBP-type peptidyl-prolyl cis-trans isomerase — MKRLIVALAAALSLAACGKADSQEAAKAAAEATAYLATNAKAPGVKSLPSGLQYKIVRSGPADGLKPAPQDEVKVHYEGKLLSGKVFDSSYERGAPAAMPLGALIPAWQEALQLMRPGDEWVLYVPPALGYGEEGAGGGEIPGNSVLIFRIELIDVLPGPGRIGQG; from the coding sequence ATGAAACGTCTGATCGTGGCCCTGGCCGCCGCCCTGTCGCTGGCCGCCTGCGGCAAGGCCGACAGCCAGGAGGCCGCCAAGGCGGCCGCCGAGGCCACCGCCTATCTGGCGACCAACGCCAAGGCGCCGGGGGTCAAGTCCCTGCCGTCGGGCCTGCAGTACAAGATCGTCCGCTCGGGCCCCGCCGACGGGCTGAAGCCCGCCCCGCAGGACGAGGTCAAGGTCCACTACGAGGGCAAGCTGCTGTCGGGCAAGGTGTTCGACTCATCCTATGAGCGCGGCGCCCCGGCGGCCATGCCGCTGGGCGCGCTGATCCCCGCCTGGCAGGAGGCGCTGCAACTCATGCGGCCCGGCGACGAGTGGGTGCTCTATGTGCCGCCGGCCCTGGGCTATGGCGAAGAAGGCGCGGGCGGCGGCGAGATCCCGGGCAACAGTGTATTGATCTTCCGTATCGAATTGATCGACGTTCTGCCCGGTCCGGGTCGCATCGGCCAGGGCTGA
- a CDS encoding enoyl-CoA hydratase-related protein, with amino-acid sequence MAEEPILLIDEPAPHVRRITLNRPNKRNALSNALRAEIYSALEAGDRDPEVRVMIVRGAGTCFSSGYDLAGLGELPWHTAGNQGQWARHVVEGCFKVWDLAKPVIAQVHGWCLAGGSELATSCDLVYVAEDAQIGYPAVRTMSPADNHSHAWLMGMRAAMEQMLTGDSIDGAEAVRLGFANRAFPADRLEEEVLAMAIRVAKVDPELAQLNKRAVHRQMEAMGMRTGIRAATDVHALGWHTKASRDYMAQMRQGVTQALTARDSAFGDYRTGEKS; translated from the coding sequence ATGGCCGAAGAACCGATCCTGCTGATCGACGAGCCCGCGCCGCATGTGCGCCGGATCACCCTCAACCGCCCGAACAAGCGCAACGCGTTGTCAAACGCCCTGCGGGCCGAGATCTACAGCGCCCTGGAGGCCGGCGACCGCGACCCGGAGGTGCGGGTGATGATCGTGCGCGGCGCGGGAACTTGCTTCTCCTCGGGCTATGACCTGGCCGGGCTGGGCGAGCTGCCGTGGCACACGGCGGGAAACCAGGGCCAGTGGGCGCGCCATGTGGTCGAGGGCTGCTTCAAGGTCTGGGACCTGGCCAAGCCGGTGATCGCCCAGGTGCATGGCTGGTGCCTGGCCGGGGGCTCGGAGCTCGCCACCTCCTGCGACCTGGTCTATGTCGCCGAGGACGCCCAGATCGGCTACCCGGCCGTGCGCACCATGAGCCCCGCCGACAACCATTCCCATGCCTGGCTGATGGGCATGCGGGCGGCCATGGAGCAGATGCTGACGGGCGATTCCATCGACGGCGCCGAGGCCGTGCGGCTGGGCTTCGCCAACCGCGCCTTCCCCGCCGACCGGCTTGAGGAGGAGGTCTTGGCCATGGCGATCCGGGTGGCCAAGGTCGACCCGGAACTGGCCCAGCTCAACAAGCGCGCCGTGCATCGCCAGATGGAGGCCATGGGCATGCGCACCGGCATCCGCGCGGCCACCGACGTCCATGCCCTGGGCTGGCACACCAAGGCGTCGCGGGACTACATGGCCCAGATGCGCCAGGGCGTGACCCAGGCGCTCACCGCCCGCGACAGCGCCTTCGGCGACTACCGGACCGGCGAGAAGTCGTAG
- a CDS encoding SDR family NAD(P)-dependent oxidoreductase produces the protein MRLAGKTAIVVGAGQTPGETIGNGRAISLLFARQGAEVLCVDRLVERAEETAEMIVAEGGKAAAFGADITKAADCQAMVEAAKARWERIDILVNNVGIGGGGDGPAHRLEEAAFDRILAVNLKGTWLSTKAALPIMREQGGGAIVNISSLASIAGGNQVAYEVSKAAVNRLTTSTAQANAAKGVRCNAIAMGLMDTPMAVAGIAQASGQEQQAVRDARNARVPLGGRMGTAWDTAYAALFLASDEARFITGVVLMVDGGMSSRIG, from the coding sequence ATGCGGCTCGCGGGCAAGACCGCCATCGTCGTCGGCGCGGGCCAGACGCCGGGCGAGACCATCGGCAACGGCCGGGCTATTTCGCTGCTGTTCGCCCGGCAAGGCGCCGAGGTTCTCTGTGTCGACCGGCTGGTGGAGCGGGCCGAGGAGACGGCCGAGATGATCGTCGCCGAGGGCGGCAAGGCCGCCGCCTTCGGCGCCGACATCACCAAGGCGGCCGACTGCCAGGCCATGGTCGAGGCGGCCAAGGCCCGCTGGGAACGTATCGACATCCTGGTCAACAATGTCGGCATCGGCGGGGGCGGCGACGGCCCGGCCCACCGGCTGGAAGAGGCGGCCTTCGACCGCATCCTGGCGGTGAACCTCAAGGGGACCTGGCTGTCGACCAAGGCCGCCTTGCCCATCATGCGCGAGCAGGGCGGCGGGGCGATCGTCAACATCTCGTCCCTGGCCTCCATCGCCGGCGGGAACCAGGTGGCCTACGAGGTCTCCAAGGCCGCGGTGAACCGGCTGACCACCTCGACGGCCCAGGCCAATGCGGCCAAGGGCGTGCGCTGCAACGCCATCGCCATGGGCCTGATGGACACCCCGATGGCCGTGGCCGGCATCGCTCAGGCCAGCGGCCAGGAGCAGCAGGCGGTCCGCGACGCCCGCAACGCCCGGGTGCCCCTGGGCGGCCGGATGGGCACGGCCTGGGACACCGCCTATGCGGCCCTGTTCCTGGCCTCCGACGAGGCGCGGTTCATCACCGGCGTGGTGCTGATGGTCGATGGCGGGATGTCCAGCCGGATCGGCTGA